In a single window of the Pseudomonas sp. B21-015 genome:
- a CDS encoding DUF2986 domain-containing protein produces the protein MNRRKKINQLLKANAKKASAKLAPKSKTKYISKADRLKLAAEAGQDSTISAES, from the coding sequence ATGAATCGTCGTAAAAAAATAAATCAGTTATTAAAGGCTAATGCCAAAAAGGCCAGCGCCAAATTGGCACCGAAAAGCAAGACTAAATACATTAGCAAAGCGGACCGATTGAAGCTGGCGGCTGAAGCCGGTCAGGACTCAACCATTTCCGCTGAGAGCTGA
- a CDS encoding DUF2182 domain-containing protein, with the protein MQLGSVLRNFTQAPWPLLFATAGLGLALSVYNAGNVAHPTFCSSVEGLSIVTLWPTVLEAEFALNPLNRLLADWALMLVAMMPPLLAMPLMHVWRSSLPRRRLRASVGFLLGYGALWMAAGPILTVLALLLQFTVAEAALAGALLIATLWSASPWHRAALNRGHRMRRIGLFGWAADRDCLIFGMTHGGWCIASCWAWMLVPLLGGAWHIPIMLFAGAMMLTERLTPADRPRWRWPAISPRLDLYTVLIARKAARPHD; encoded by the coding sequence ATGCAGCTAGGTTCGGTATTGCGCAACTTCACCCAGGCGCCTTGGCCGTTGCTTTTCGCGACGGCCGGGCTCGGTCTGGCCCTTTCGGTTTACAACGCCGGGAACGTTGCGCACCCTACCTTCTGCAGTTCCGTAGAGGGGCTGTCTATCGTCACGCTCTGGCCCACCGTGTTGGAGGCCGAGTTCGCCTTGAATCCACTGAACCGCCTGCTGGCTGACTGGGCGCTGATGCTTGTCGCGATGATGCCGCCCTTGCTGGCAATGCCGCTCATGCATGTCTGGCGCTCCAGCCTGCCACGCAGACGCCTGCGCGCGTCAGTCGGGTTCCTGCTCGGTTACGGCGCGCTATGGATGGCCGCCGGACCGATCCTGACAGTCCTCGCGCTGTTGTTGCAGTTCACCGTCGCAGAGGCTGCGCTTGCCGGTGCACTGCTCATTGCGACGCTGTGGAGTGCCAGCCCGTGGCACCGCGCGGCGCTCAATCGTGGCCACCGGATGCGGCGGATCGGTCTCTTCGGCTGGGCTGCCGACAGGGATTGCCTGATCTTCGGCATGACGCATGGGGGCTGGTGCATTGCTTCGTGTTGGGCCTGGATGCTGGTGCCACTGCTTGGCGGGGCGTGGCACATTCCGATCATGCTGTTTGCAGGTGCAATGATGCTGACTGAACGCCTCACCCCAGCCGATCGGCCGCGCTGGCGTTGGCCGGCGATTTCCCCCCGACTTGACCTCTACACTGTCCTCATTGCGCGAAAGGCGGCGCGCCCGCATGACTAG
- a CDS encoding tyrosinase family protein, with translation MNTARQDVATLGSGWNKVLLNYALAMRELDKLPITDRNSWKFLGAIHGFDRQLWIDENVLGEDDPIPQDLTNKTYGSQCQHGSWYFLSWHRGYVFAFEAIVAAKVKELTGEDWALPYWNYLNSGNPDARRVPDAFLEETLPDGSPNPLSKYPRREGLTALRPGPRDAFSLAAMEENDFQVGNDGSIGFGGGVTGDFVQFARWTGDLENNPHNTVHRLIGGDRGFMADPYLAGLDPIFWLHHCNIDRLWEAWMNTSGKTMVRDPRWLNGPADRTFIMPVPGGAAPGMKFSGRDTLKDGKLHRSYADLRIGTGVTPGAEAVARVKMGAPDQQSIEPIGANASVVRVGGAPVRTQVDLDQQATTAGIAAMGAMEAGKEVTRLYLALESVRGSAPSPLLEVYVNLPEGVDPQLHPECHAGSLTLFGLNVASRPDGGHGGNGLGYTIDITELAQRLTDAGDFDPNHLRVTLVPGEQISEAKPVTVDRISVLKRSGVVS, from the coding sequence ATGAACACGGCTCGACAAGATGTCGCGACACTTGGCTCCGGATGGAACAAAGTCTTGCTCAACTATGCGCTGGCAATGCGCGAACTGGACAAGCTGCCGATAACCGATCGCAACAGTTGGAAGTTTCTGGGCGCCATCCACGGGTTCGATCGGCAATTGTGGATTGACGAGAACGTCCTCGGTGAGGACGACCCGATTCCGCAGGATCTCACCAACAAGACATACGGCAGTCAGTGCCAGCACGGCAGCTGGTACTTCCTTTCCTGGCACCGCGGCTATGTGTTTGCATTCGAGGCGATCGTCGCCGCGAAAGTGAAGGAGCTGACCGGCGAAGATTGGGCGCTTCCGTACTGGAACTACCTCAACAGCGGCAACCCGGATGCGCGGCGTGTTCCGGATGCTTTCCTGGAAGAAACCTTGCCCGACGGCAGCCCAAACCCGCTCAGCAAATATCCCCGTCGAGAGGGGCTGACTGCCTTGCGGCCGGGACCACGCGATGCGTTCAGCCTTGCCGCCATGGAGGAGAACGATTTCCAGGTCGGCAATGATGGAAGCATCGGCTTCGGCGGCGGAGTCACCGGCGATTTCGTTCAGTTCGCCCGCTGGACCGGCGATCTGGAGAACAACCCGCACAATACGGTGCATCGTCTGATCGGCGGCGACAGGGGATTCATGGCCGATCCGTACCTGGCGGGCCTGGACCCGATCTTCTGGTTGCACCATTGCAACATCGACCGGCTCTGGGAAGCGTGGATGAACACGTCGGGCAAGACGATGGTTCGCGATCCACGCTGGCTCAACGGTCCGGCTGACCGTACCTTCATCATGCCGGTGCCCGGCGGCGCGGCCCCTGGAATGAAGTTCTCCGGCCGCGACACACTGAAGGATGGCAAATTACACCGTAGCTATGCTGACTTGCGCATCGGCACCGGTGTAACACCTGGAGCAGAGGCTGTGGCACGGGTCAAAATGGGTGCGCCGGACCAACAAAGCATCGAACCAATCGGTGCCAATGCATCGGTCGTCAGGGTTGGCGGGGCGCCAGTGCGCACGCAGGTCGACCTCGACCAGCAAGCCACCACCGCCGGCATCGCCGCGATGGGCGCCATGGAGGCGGGCAAGGAGGTGACCCGGCTTTACCTGGCGCTTGAATCGGTGCGCGGCTCCGCGCCTTCTCCTCTTCTGGAGGTGTACGTCAATCTGCCGGAAGGCGTCGATCCGCAACTCCATCCCGAGTGCCATGCCGGCAGCCTGACGCTGTTCGGCCTGAACGTCGCCTCGCGGCCAGACGGCGGCCACGGCGGCAACGGGCTTGGCTATACGATCGACATCACCGAGCTGGCCCAGCGGCTGACGGATGCTGGCGACTTCGATCCAAACCATTTGCGTGTGACCCTCGTTCCGGGCGAGCAGATATCGGAAGCCAAGCCCGTGACGGTGGACCGAATCAGCGTTCTCAAGCGAAGTGGCGTCGTGAGTTGA
- a CDS encoding potassium transporter Kup — translation MSETVIPAQEETHSRTSGVGLLVAAVGVVYGDIGTSPLYTLKEVFAGHYGVQANQDGVLGILSLIFWSLIWVVSIKYVLFILRANNQGEGGIMALTALARRAAAPYPKMSWVLVLLGLFGAALFYGDSMITPAISVLSAVEGLQLAFDGIEHWVVPLSVVILVALFLIQKHGTARIGILFGPVMVLWFVVLGALGIHGILQRPEVLQALNPAWAVQLFVLHPGIGVAILGAVVLALTGAEALYADMGHFGRKPIARAWFILVLPGLVLNYFGQGALILENPETVRNPFYLLAPGWALLPMVALSTLATIIASQAVISGAFSLTRQAIQLGYVPRMFIQHTSSQEQGQIYIGIVNWALMVGVVLLVIGFESSSALAAAYGVAVTGTMLITTILSSAVVLLLWKTPRWLAIPMLLGFLIVDSLYFAANASKIFQGGAFPVIAGIALFILMTTWKRGRKIMVERLDETALPLPLFISSIGSQPPHRVQGTAVFLTARTDAVPHALLHNLLHNQVLHEQVVLLTVVSEDSPRVAADRRFEIEAYGEGFFRVSLHFGFMEEPDVPLALSLCHLKELDFSPMRTTYFLSRETVIPTKRIGMARWRESLFAFLLKNANSNLKYFKLPLNRVIELGTQVEM, via the coding sequence GTGAGTGAAACAGTGATCCCTGCCCAAGAAGAAACCCATTCCAGAACCTCGGGAGTGGGTTTGCTCGTCGCCGCGGTGGGCGTGGTTTATGGGGATATTGGCACCAGCCCGCTTTACACCCTCAAAGAAGTGTTCGCCGGTCACTACGGTGTCCAGGCTAATCAAGACGGTGTGCTGGGCATTCTGTCGTTGATCTTCTGGTCACTGATCTGGGTCGTCTCGATCAAGTACGTGCTGTTTATCCTGCGCGCCAACAACCAGGGCGAGGGAGGCATCATGGCTTTGACGGCATTGGCACGTCGGGCCGCGGCACCGTATCCCAAAATGAGCTGGGTGCTGGTATTGCTCGGCCTGTTTGGCGCGGCGCTTTTTTACGGGGACAGCATGATCACCCCGGCCATCTCGGTACTCTCTGCGGTTGAAGGGCTACAGCTTGCGTTCGATGGCATTGAGCATTGGGTCGTTCCGCTGTCAGTGGTCATCCTGGTAGCGCTTTTCCTGATCCAGAAACATGGCACGGCGCGTATCGGCATTCTGTTCGGCCCGGTCATGGTGCTGTGGTTTGTGGTGTTGGGCGCACTCGGTATTCACGGCATCCTGCAACGCCCGGAAGTGCTGCAAGCGCTCAATCCTGCTTGGGCCGTGCAACTTTTTGTGCTTCATCCGGGCATTGGCGTGGCCATTCTGGGGGCTGTGGTGTTGGCATTGACCGGTGCTGAAGCGCTGTATGCCGACATGGGCCATTTTGGTCGCAAACCGATTGCGCGTGCCTGGTTCATCCTCGTGCTCCCGGGCTTGGTACTCAACTACTTTGGCCAAGGCGCGCTGATCCTCGAGAACCCGGAAACAGTACGTAATCCGTTCTATCTATTGGCACCTGGCTGGGCGCTGCTGCCGATGGTCGCACTGTCGACACTGGCCACCATCATCGCCTCCCAGGCGGTGATTTCCGGGGCCTTCTCACTGACTCGCCAGGCCATCCAGCTGGGTTATGTGCCCCGGATGTTTATCCAGCACACCTCCAGTCAGGAGCAGGGGCAGATCTACATCGGCATCGTGAACTGGGCGCTGATGGTTGGCGTCGTGTTGCTGGTCATCGGTTTTGAATCGTCCAGTGCGTTGGCGGCGGCTTATGGCGTGGCGGTGACGGGGACCATGCTGATTACCACCATTCTGTCCTCGGCCGTCGTATTGCTGCTGTGGAAAACCCCTCGTTGGCTGGCCATTCCGATGCTGTTGGGTTTTCTCATAGTGGACAGCCTGTACTTCGCCGCCAATGCGTCGAAGATCTTCCAGGGCGGTGCATTCCCGGTGATTGCCGGTATTGCCCTGTTCATTTTGATGACCACCTGGAAACGCGGTCGAAAGATCATGGTCGAGCGACTGGACGAAACCGCTCTGCCTCTGCCGTTGTTCATCAGCAGCATCGGCTCGCAACCACCTCATCGGGTGCAGGGGACCGCGGTATTTCTGACGGCCAGGACTGATGCGGTGCCTCATGCCCTGTTGCACAACCTGTTGCATAACCAGGTGCTGCACGAGCAGGTGGTGTTGCTCACCGTGGTGTCCGAAGACAGCCCGCGTGTGGCGGCGGATCGGCGATTCGAGATCGAGGCTTATGGTGAAGGGTTCTTTCGCGTGAGTTTGCACTTCGGCTTTATGGAGGAGCCCGACGTACCGCTGGCGTTGAGTCTGTGCCATTTGAAAGAGCTGGATTTCAGTCCGATGCGCACCACGTATTTCCTTAGCCGCGAGACGGTCATTCCGACCAAGCGTATCGGCATGGCCCGTTGGCGCGAAAGCCTGTTCGCGTTTTTGCTGAAGAACGCCAACAGCAACCTCAAATACTTCAAGTTGCCGCTCAATCGCGTGATCGAGCTGGGCACGCAGGTTGAGATGTAA
- a CDS encoding cell wall hydrolase, translating to MRLKWVATGYAIILLCGQVLATDQEQKQEVAEDKAQVLEQKAAEKGSEVPVPKSETITTSEAQAVDPAGAAPLDDAITCLARSIYWEAKGVTDADMEAVASVVMNRLGHEGFPDTVCAVVKQGSEKHACQFSWWCDGRSDQVNEDDEYVLAKEIARKALNKQLTDRTHGALYFHDRTVKPDWAKEYTKTAETRKFLFYKPGGGTAR from the coding sequence ATGCGATTAAAATGGGTAGCCACCGGTTACGCAATCATCCTTCTGTGCGGGCAAGTGTTGGCGACCGACCAAGAGCAAAAGCAGGAAGTGGCCGAAGACAAGGCGCAGGTCCTGGAGCAGAAAGCGGCGGAGAAGGGCAGTGAAGTTCCGGTGCCCAAGTCCGAGACCATCACCACCTCTGAAGCGCAGGCAGTCGATCCGGCAGGCGCCGCGCCGCTGGACGATGCCATTACGTGCCTTGCACGCAGCATCTATTGGGAAGCCAAAGGGGTGACAGATGCCGACATGGAAGCTGTGGCCAGCGTGGTCATGAACCGGCTGGGCCATGAGGGTTTTCCGGATACGGTGTGCGCCGTGGTCAAGCAAGGTTCTGAAAAGCATGCCTGCCAGTTTTCGTGGTGGTGCGACGGGCGTTCGGATCAGGTCAACGAGGACGACGAATATGTCCTCGCCAAGGAAATCGCGCGCAAGGCACTCAACAAGCAGCTCACGGACCGCACCCATGGTGCTTTGTATTTCCACGACAGAACGGTGAAGCCCGACTGGGCGAAGGAGTACACCAAGACGGCCGAGACCCGGAAGTTTCTGTTTTATAAACCTGGTGGCGGGACGGCAAGGTAG
- a CDS encoding CAP domain-containing protein gives MRSLSSILHLAALSFGLVFSVTASAADEKQLVESINVYRSQVQRCGGQASSELPPLASDPRLVLSANSIGDLQQALARAAYPMVNVQAISLSGPRDAPSAMKAIQESFCQVVLDPQFVDVGVSRDGREWRIVLARPLLTGRLGDWQAEGQKLLEAMNSARTQARQCGAQSFTATTPLTWNATLGTAAETHSRAMANHNFFDHKDRDGRTPGDRAELAGYAGQQVGENIAAGQDTVRKVVDGWLASPGHCANLMNPQFRELGAAYAVDPKSDAGIYWTAMFGTP, from the coding sequence ATGCGCAGCCTGTCATCCATTTTGCATCTTGCCGCGTTGTCATTCGGGCTGGTGTTCAGCGTCACCGCGTCGGCGGCCGATGAAAAGCAACTGGTCGAATCAATCAACGTTTACCGCAGCCAGGTGCAGCGCTGCGGCGGCCAGGCGTCTTCTGAACTGCCGCCGCTGGCGAGCGATCCGCGTCTGGTCCTGTCCGCCAACAGCATTGGCGACTTGCAGCAGGCGCTGGCCCGAGCGGCTTATCCGATGGTCAATGTGCAGGCAATCAGCTTGTCCGGCCCGCGTGATGCACCGTCCGCCATGAAGGCGATTCAGGAGAGCTTCTGCCAAGTGGTGCTGGACCCGCAATTCGTCGACGTCGGCGTCAGCCGGGACGGCCGTGAGTGGCGCATCGTGCTGGCGCGTCCGCTGTTGACCGGGCGCCTTGGCGACTGGCAGGCGGAGGGCCAAAAACTGCTCGAAGCGATGAATAGCGCCCGCACGCAAGCGCGCCAGTGCGGTGCCCAATCCTTTACCGCCACGACGCCGCTGACCTGGAACGCCACGCTGGGGACCGCAGCCGAGACCCACAGCCGGGCCATGGCCAACCATAACTTCTTCGATCACAAGGACCGCGACGGCCGCACGCCGGGTGATCGGGCCGAATTGGCGGGTTACGCCGGCCAGCAAGTTGGTGAGAACATCGCCGCCGGGCAAGACACCGTGCGCAAGGTGGTGGATGGCTGGCTGGCCAGCCCGGGCCATTGCGCCAACCTGATGAACCCACAATTTCGCGAACTGGGCGCAGCCTATGCGGTGGACCCGAAGAGTGACGCGGGCATTTACTGGACGGCGATGTTTGGTACGCCGTGA
- a CDS encoding DUF5329 domain-containing protein has translation MRMLTGPIAAPLTQWLIAAGIGLTAMVFNAQAQTPPQATQEINGLLDFVEHSECRFVRNGSEYQGPQARAHLEKKLEYLDEQDRVNSAEDFIELAATQSSMSGRAYEVRCPAGMQPASLWLKTELQRQRH, from the coding sequence ATGCGAATGCTGACCGGGCCTATTGCTGCGCCCCTCACTCAATGGCTGATCGCGGCGGGTATCGGCCTGACTGCCATGGTGTTCAATGCGCAGGCACAAACCCCACCTCAAGCCACTCAGGAAATAAACGGCTTGCTGGACTTTGTCGAGCACAGTGAGTGCCGGTTCGTGCGCAACGGAAGCGAATACCAAGGCCCTCAGGCCCGGGCGCATCTGGAGAAGAAGCTGGAGTATCTGGATGAACAGGACAGGGTGAACAGCGCAGAAGACTTCATTGAACTGGCGGCCACCCAAAGCAGCATGAGTGGCCGCGCCTATGAAGTGCGCTGTCCGGCCGGCATGCAACCGGCCAGCCTCTGGCTGAAGACCGAGCTACAGCGGCAACGTCATTGA
- a CDS encoding DeoR/GlpR family DNA-binding transcription regulator, producing the protein MQAEHPSAELPQLRRQKILLILERDGKVMAGELSQHFAVSEDTIRRDLSELASAGLVQRVHGGALPRPKDTGKDYFTRVSETDEVKTRLAQLAARRVKDGQIVIFDSGSTTLQIARSLPCDIVITAITASPMIAITLAEYKGITVIVAGGQLNPATMSSSGHEALRLIEGIKADLVFTGVCAIHPEVGLSSLHFDEVPVKQAMLASASHVIAVTTADKLGAVEPFVVAPCNRVHTLITERHVASGNVEDYQKLGIEVVQADA; encoded by the coding sequence ATGCAAGCCGAGCATCCCTCAGCCGAACTCCCCCAGCTGCGCCGCCAGAAAATCCTCCTGATCCTCGAACGCGACGGCAAGGTCATGGCCGGCGAGCTGAGCCAGCATTTCGCCGTGTCCGAAGACACCATTCGCCGGGACCTATCGGAGCTGGCCAGCGCCGGGCTGGTGCAGCGGGTGCACGGCGGGGCGCTGCCGCGGCCCAAGGACACGGGCAAGGATTACTTCACCCGGGTCAGCGAAACCGATGAGGTGAAAACCCGCCTGGCCCAACTGGCCGCACGCCGGGTCAAGGATGGCCAGATCGTGATTTTCGATTCCGGAAGCACCACGCTGCAGATCGCGCGCTCGCTGCCCTGCGACATTGTCATCACGGCCATCACCGCCTCGCCAATGATCGCGATCACCCTGGCTGAATACAAAGGCATCACGGTGATCGTCGCCGGTGGTCAGCTCAACCCCGCAACCATGTCTTCCAGCGGGCATGAAGCCCTGCGGCTGATCGAGGGCATCAAGGCCGACCTGGTGTTCACCGGCGTTTGCGCCATTCATCCGGAAGTCGGCCTCAGCTCGCTGCATTTCGATGAGGTGCCGGTGAAGCAGGCGATGCTCGCCAGTGCCTCCCACGTGATTGCCGTCACCACCGCAGACAAACTGGGGGCGGTGGAACCCTTCGTGGTGGCGCCTTGCAACCGGGTGCATACGCTGATCACCGAACGTCATGTGGCCTCGGGTAACGTCGAGGATTACCAGAAACTGGGGATCGAGGTGGTACAGGCAGACGCTTGA